The DNA sequence TGTGTTAAAATAGAGCTCAAATTTCCACAAAAACAACTTTAAAGTCAAATAAAAAGCTCCCCACACCTCCTTTTTCAACAAAAAAGAAAATCTACTTGCCACATTTCTGGTTCAGGGGTTAAATTGAAATTCAACATCATTCCAATGAAAATCTTGATTATCGGTGGTCATGGCACAATTGGTCGCCATGTAGCCCAAGCGCTCCAATCTACAGACGAAGTGATTACTGGAGGTCGAAGCAAAGGAGATGTCCACATTGACTTATCGAAATCAGAAACCATCGAAGAAGCCTATCGCGAGCTACCAGATTTGGACGCGGTTATCTGTGTGGCTGGGGAGGCTAAATGGGCACCTTTCGCCGAAATGGATTATGCCGATTACGAGATTGGGCTCAAAAGCAAATTGATGGGGCAAGTGGAACTCGTACGGCTAGGCACGCGGATGTTGGGCCCTGAAGCATCTTTCACCCTTTCGACAGGGATATTGGCAGATGATCCAGTGCCTATGACCACGAGCTCAGCTATGGTCAATGGAGCCATCCACAGTTTTGTCTTGGCTGCTTCATTGGAAATGCCGCATCGCCAACGAATCAATGTCGTTTGCTCGGGGTTGGTGGAGGACTCAGTAGACAAATACGCTGCCTATTTCCCAGGGCACGACCCCGTTCCCATGAGCAGGGTCACCAACGCCTACATCAAATGCCTGAGGATTCCCATCAACGGGAAAATCGTCCGAGTGGGATTCTAATTCTCGCTTCCAGTCTAGGAGTGGTTGACATTGCCTATCTTCGCACCTCCAATTCCTACCGAAATATGAATTCCATTCCCGCCATCATGATGTGGTCTGGAGGCAAAGACTCCTCCCTCGCCCTCCAGAAAGTTCAACAATCTGGTCAGTATCTGGTCCAAACTTTGGTTACAACAGTCAACGAAAAATATGACCGCATTTCCATGCATGGGGTCAGAGCAGACTTGCTTCGCGCTCAGGCGGCTTCTTTGGGAATTGATCTTCACGTGATGCTTGTTCCTGAAAATCCCACCATGGAAGATTACGATCGGTTGCTCGCAGACACCTTGAAGCATTTTCGGCAACAGGGAATTGAGTATGTCATCTTGGGAGACATCTTTTTGGAAGACTTGAGAGCCTATCGCGACCGACAATTTGAGGCTGTTGGTATGCAAGGCGTCTATCCACTTTGGAAAGGGGACACTTCCGAACTCATGCAGTCTTTCATCGATCAGGGATTTAGGGGATATACGTCCTGTGTCAGTGCCAAAAAACTCGGAGAACTATTTGTGGGTCGGGAACTGGATGCTGAGTTCGTCCACGACTTACCGGAAGGAGTTGATCCATGCGGTGAGAATGGCGAGTTCCACTCCTTCGTTTTTGATGGGCCCATTTATTCGAAGCCTATCCCCGTAAGTGTTGGAGAAAAAATTCTTCGAACCTACCAGCCCCAAGATGATTCACAAGTCGAGGCAGGTTTCTGGTATGCAGACTTGATTATCCCACAAGAATAAAACAGCAAGGCCATTTAGTGCACCGTTCCAAGAGAATTTAAACTCAAAAACACTCCCTGTACCTTGCATTGACCGCTGACAAGATGCTATTCCCACCAATCATCTTGAACCGACCAGCAATCCCCGCACAGAACTAACTACATGCTGATTATCAAAAATATAGCCCCCATCCAACCTCCTTTTCATTCCTCTTTTAATCCCCAAAAGAACTCCTGATTCTTAGTTTCGAAGATCATCTAGGATCGAAAATGCCAAGTTAGGGACCAAGGCAGGAATCTCCCCAAGTTCGGGTTTTCCCTTATTGGGTTTATTGGCCAGACTCATTCCCTTCGCTCTGTCGTTGCGGTGGGTCTTCCAACCTGCCTACATCACCTCATGGCAATCGATCCATCATGAATACCCAAACATTCCAACACGTCAACTATCTCTGGGATGAATCCCACGCAGCCACCCTTGGAGACGATCAAGTGGCGTTATTCCTTTACCGTTCCAATCTGCTAGGGGCAGACCTGCGAATCACCAATTTTGGAGGAGGCAATACTAGCTGCAAGACTTGGGAAAAAGACCCTCTCTCCGGGGCAGAAACTGAGATCATGTGGATAAAGGGGTCCGGTGGGGATATTGGCACGCTGAATCGATCCGGAATCGCAGGACTTTACACCGATCGCCTAAGGGCTCTGAAGACTCGGTATTCAGGCATCGATCAGGAAGACGACATGGTCAAACTTCTGTACCACTGTTTGTTTGATCTGGATAGTCGTGCACCTTCGATTGATACCCCTCTGCATGGCTTTTTGCCTTTCAACCACATTGATCATCTGCATCCAGATGCGCTCATCGCAGTCGCTGCAGCTGCAGACAGTGAAGCCATTACTCAAGAAATTTGGGGAAATACGATGGGTTGGGTTCCGTGGCAGCGTCCGGGATTTGACCTGGGACTACAGTTAGCTGCATGTCTGGAAGCGCAACCCCATATTCGAGGAATCGTGCTGGGTGGGCACGGGGTTTTCACTTGGGGGGATACGTCGTATGAATGCTACCTCAACAGTCTAGAAGTGATCGAGCAAGCCGCCCGGTTTATTGAAGATCACCTCGGCACAAAAGGACCTATTTTCGGAGGAGCCAAAATCCAGTCACTCGATTCCGTTAATCGGCAACATCAAGCAGCTCAAATTGCGCCAATCCTGAGAGGCCTCTGCGCATCCCAAAATCCGATGATTGGCCATTTCAGTGATGACGAAAAGGTCTTGGAGTTTATCAATAGTCATGATCTGGAGCGACTGGCTCCCATGGGAACTTCCTGTCCAGACCATTTCCTCCGGACCAAAATTCAACCATTGGTTCTGAATCTCAAACCCGATGCCGACCTTTCAGCCCCTCAACAAATCAAGTCTGAACTGACTGTTCAATTTGAGAATTACAGGCGCGAGTATGCGGAATATTATGATTCCTGCAAGCATTCGGATAGCCCTCCTATGCGGGATCCCAATCCTGTGGTCATCCTATATCCGGGGGTGGGAATGTTCACCTTCGCGAAAAACAAAAAAACGGCTCGCGTGGCGGCTGAATTTTACCTCAATGCTATCAATGTCATGCGTGGCGCCGAGGCGATATCTTCCTACACGTCCCTTTCCAGACAGGAGGCTTTCAATATCGAATACTGGCAGCTGGAGGAAGACAAACTCAATCGTCTCCCTCCCGAACAACCCCTTTCCCGAAAAGTGGCATTGGTTACTGGCGCTGCGGGCGGCATTGGGAAAGCGATCGCTGATAAACTCGCAGCTGAAGGAGCTTGTGTATTCCTTACTGACCTGTCAGAAGACAGATTGGAGGAAGCCTTAAAAAGCTATGGCAAGGATCAAGCTGGATTCGCTGTCCTGGATGTGACAGATTCTCATTCCATTCAAGCTGCCATGGACCAAGCCTGCCTGAAGTTTGGCGGAGTAGACATCGTGGTTCACAGCGCGGGAATGGCCATTTCCAAGCCGCTGGCCGATCATAGCCTGAAAGACTGGGATTTGCTGCAAGATGTGATGCCGAAAGGACAATTTATGCTTGCACAGGCTGCCGTTTCGGTTATGAGAAAACAGCAGACTGGGGGAGATATCGTGAATATCGTGAGCAAAAATGGTCTGGTATCTGGTCCAAACAATGTGGGGTACGGATCTGCCAAGGCTGCCCAGCAACACCTTTCGCGGTTATTGGCCGCAGAATTGGCCGGAGACGGGATTCGGGTAAACGTAGTCAATCCGGATGCCGTGATCGTCGGAAGCAAAATCTGGGAAGGAAAATGGGCAGAAGGAAGAGCCAAGGCCTATGGCATTTCAGTGGAAGATCTCCCCAAGCACTATGCTCAGCGCAACCTTCTCAAAGAAATCATTCTTCCAGAAGATATCGCAAATGGCGTGTATGCGTTCTTGGTTTGCCTGCCAAAAACCACCGGAAACATGCTCAATGTAGACGGAGGAATCCCTGCTGCATTTCCTCGATAATCCCAATTCCCTATTGATACAGTGATTCAGGTTAGATCCGGGAGGGCCAACATAGGGTCCTCCCTTGATCATACAGCTACCCCAACCGTTTCACTGCCATTTCTTCTTACACCTACCATCATTCATATTTCGCCGACTCAATTCCTCGGTGGATCCATCAACAAGGACATGCGAATCGCCAAAGCACAAATATCCAAGCAAAACGAGCAGCTTCAAGCTAGCCATGAGTCTTCTCTGAATTTCATTTCGGCACGATTGCAGGAAAAAGGCAAGGATCCGGAAACGATCATTCAACGACTGATGGATTTCCAAGTGGCCATTCCAAGTTGGGCCCTAGGCGCCGGAGGAACCCGATTTGGGCGTTTTTCTTTTGGAGGAGAACCGACCAATCTCTCCCAAAAGATCGCGGATGTTGGCCTGGTACACGCACTCACCCAGACAGCGGGTAGCATTTCCTTGCATATTCCGTGGGATACGCCTGAAGATTTTGATGCAACCCGAATATTGGCGGAATCATTTGGTCTGGAATTCGATGCGGTAAACTCCAACACCTTTCAGGATCAATCAGCCCAATCCCATTCCTACAAATTCGGCTCGCTTTGCCATGTTGATGCCCGAGTCCGAAACCAAGCCATTGCCCATAATCTGGAGGTAATCCGGATAGGCGAAGGACTAGGGTCAAAATCACTAACGGTTTGGCTTGCGGATGGTGCTTCCTTTCCGGGGCAGCACAATATGCGGAAAGCACTTGAACGGACGATGGATTCCTTGAGGCAGATCTATGCCGGAATGCCTAAGGATTGGTCGATGTTTGTGGAATACAAGCCCTATGAACCCAATTTTTACAGTACGGTCATTCAGGATTGGGGAACTTCCCTCCTGTTGGCCGAATCGCTCGGGCCTCAGGCATCCTGCCTGGTAGATCTTGGCCATCATTTGCCCAACACCAACATCGAACAGATTGTAGCCACCCTATTGATGAAAGGCCGATTGGGAGGATTCCACTTCAATGATTCAAAGTATGGTGATGACGATCTTACGGTCGGTTCAGTTAAGCCCTATCAGTTGTTTCTGATTTTTCAGGAGTTGGTGGATGGAATGGAAGCTTACGGACTCCATGCATCCGACATCGCGTGGATGATTGACGCCAGCCATAATCTAAAAGATCCATTGGAGGATTTGATACAATCACTAGATGCCATCCTTATTGCCTATGCCAAAGCTTTGGTGGTGGATCGCGCCTCTCTCGAACATGCCCAACATGCTTGCGATCCCACGCTTGCTCAGGAAATTCTCCAAGATGCCTACAGAACGGATATCCGCCCACTCGTGAGGGAGGCCAGACGAAGGACGGGGGGGGCAATCGATCCCATTCGGACCTTCAGATCCCTAGGAATTAGAAAACAATTGATCGCTGAGCGTGGTGAATTTGCCGTGGCTACTGGCCTGTAAGGACGCTCTCAAACTGCCAAAACATGAGCCATACAGTCATTTTTGACATCGGAAAAACCAACAAGAAATGCTTTGTTTTCGATAAGGAGCTCCGAGAAGTTCATCGGAGTTATCGGCAAATCCCAGAGGCGAAAGATCCACAAGGGTTTCCCTGCGAAGATCGCCAAGCGCTTGAATCATGGATGTGGGAGGCTCTGGAAGCGGCCTGCTCGCAATACGCGGTAAGCAAGCTCAACTTTTCGACCTATGGAGCGAGTTTGGTTCACCTCAATGATCGAGGATCGGCCATAACCCCGATTTACAATTACCTCAAGCCTTTTCCCGAATCGCTAAAGAAGCAGTTTTGGAAGTCTTTTGGTCCTGCATCGGAATGGTGCAGGGCCACTGCTTCTCCAGCTTTGGGTATGCTCAACGCTAGCTGGCAATTGTATTGGCTCAAGCACCAGAATTCTGAAACCTTTGCCCAAATTAGGACTTCCCTCCACCTTCCACAATATGTGAGTTACCTGTTCAGTGGTAAAACCTACAGCGATTTCACCAGCGTCGGTTGCCATACAGGTCTGTGGGATTTTGACAAGGAAACTTACCATGATTGGATCACGGAGAGTGGGTTACGGCCCCTATTTCCGCAGATCGTGGCCAGTACCCACTCCATTCCCACCCGGCTTTTTGGCCAAAACATCGAAGTTGGGGTAGGAATTCATGATAGTTCAGCAGCACTCCTACCCTATCTGCAAGCACAGCAAGAACCATTCATGCTGATTTCGACAGGAACGTGGAGCATAACCCTCAATCCTTTTTGCCGATCGCCTTTGACTTTGGAAGAGCTTGAGTCCGATTGCCTGCACTATCTTGGGATTCATGGACAGCCCGT is a window from the Pontibacter sp. G13 genome containing:
- a CDS encoding short chain dehydrogenase, with the translated sequence MKILIIGGHGTIGRHVAQALQSTDEVITGGRSKGDVHIDLSKSETIEEAYRELPDLDAVICVAGEAKWAPFAEMDYADYEIGLKSKLMGQVELVRLGTRMLGPEASFTLSTGILADDPVPMTTSSAMVNGAIHSFVLAASLEMPHRQRINVVCSGLVEDSVDKYAAYFPGHDPVPMSRVTNAYIKCLRIPINGKIVRVGF
- a CDS encoding diphthine--ammonia ligase, translated to MNSIPAIMMWSGGKDSSLALQKVQQSGQYLVQTLVTTVNEKYDRISMHGVRADLLRAQAASLGIDLHVMLVPENPTMEDYDRLLADTLKHFRQQGIEYVILGDIFLEDLRAYRDRQFEAVGMQGVYPLWKGDTSELMQSFIDQGFRGYTSCVSAKKLGELFVGRELDAEFVHDLPEGVDPCGENGEFHSFVFDGPIYSKPIPVSVGEKILRTYQPQDDSQVEAGFWYADLIIPQE
- a CDS encoding bifunctional aldolase/short-chain dehydrogenase; its protein translation is MNTQTFQHVNYLWDESHAATLGDDQVALFLYRSNLLGADLRITNFGGGNTSCKTWEKDPLSGAETEIMWIKGSGGDIGTLNRSGIAGLYTDRLRALKTRYSGIDQEDDMVKLLYHCLFDLDSRAPSIDTPLHGFLPFNHIDHLHPDALIAVAAAADSEAITQEIWGNTMGWVPWQRPGFDLGLQLAACLEAQPHIRGIVLGGHGVFTWGDTSYECYLNSLEVIEQAARFIEDHLGTKGPIFGGAKIQSLDSVNRQHQAAQIAPILRGLCASQNPMIGHFSDDEKVLEFINSHDLERLAPMGTSCPDHFLRTKIQPLVLNLKPDADLSAPQQIKSELTVQFENYRREYAEYYDSCKHSDSPPMRDPNPVVILYPGVGMFTFAKNKKTARVAAEFYLNAINVMRGAEAISSYTSLSRQEAFNIEYWQLEEDKLNRLPPEQPLSRKVALVTGAAGGIGKAIADKLAAEGACVFLTDLSEDRLEEALKSYGKDQAGFAVLDVTDSHSIQAAMDQACLKFGGVDIVVHSAGMAISKPLADHSLKDWDLLQDVMPKGQFMLAQAAVSVMRKQQTGGDIVNIVSKNGLVSGPNNVGYGSAKAAQQHLSRLLAAELAGDGIRVNVVNPDAVIVGSKIWEGKWAEGRAKAYGISVEDLPKHYAQRNLLKEIILPEDIANGVYAFLVCLPKTTGNMLNVDGGIPAAFPR
- a CDS encoding sugar isomerase, encoding MRIAKAQISKQNEQLQASHESSLNFISARLQEKGKDPETIIQRLMDFQVAIPSWALGAGGTRFGRFSFGGEPTNLSQKIADVGLVHALTQTAGSISLHIPWDTPEDFDATRILAESFGLEFDAVNSNTFQDQSAQSHSYKFGSLCHVDARVRNQAIAHNLEVIRIGEGLGSKSLTVWLADGASFPGQHNMRKALERTMDSLRQIYAGMPKDWSMFVEYKPYEPNFYSTVIQDWGTSLLLAESLGPQASCLVDLGHHLPNTNIEQIVATLLMKGRLGGFHFNDSKYGDDDLTVGSVKPYQLFLIFQELVDGMEAYGLHASDIAWMIDASHNLKDPLEDLIQSLDAILIAYAKALVVDRASLEHAQHACDPTLAQEILQDAYRTDIRPLVREARRRTGGAIDPIRTFRSLGIRKQLIAERGEFAVATGL
- a CDS encoding FGGY family carbohydrate kinase; the protein is MSHTVIFDIGKTNKKCFVFDKELREVHRSYRQIPEAKDPQGFPCEDRQALESWMWEALEAACSQYAVSKLNFSTYGASLVHLNDRGSAITPIYNYLKPFPESLKKQFWKSFGPASEWCRATASPALGMLNASWQLYWLKHQNSETFAQIRTSLHLPQYVSYLFSGKTYSDFTSVGCHTGLWDFDKETYHDWITESGLRPLFPQIVASTHSIPTRLFGQNIEVGVGIHDSSAALLPYLQAQQEPFMLISTGTWSITLNPFCRSPLTLEELESDCLHYLGIHGQPVKASRLFLGQEFKIQVKKLHEQFDLEYGVHRQMHLNAKWVQQYQSKDAVFSWEFLPHQPQYQENEATVDFPCFEAAYHKLVMELTDLQVRSVRSAQGATKIRHIFVDGGFVDNDLYLKLLALKMPDMTITAIRSPLGSALGAAWVMGNHKPEHLSHHLTLSPIQVPVL